A genomic segment from Yimella sp. cx-51 encodes:
- a CDS encoding catalase has translation MSTSNAPMPNPGNAGESTLLGGGKNPSDRHSLTIGTEGPLLLHDHHLVNSLAHFNRENIPDRKPHAKGSGAFGELEITGDVSKYTRAAVFQKGTKTRMLARFSTVAGEAGSPDTWRDVRGFALKFYTTEGNWDLVGNNTPVFFVRDPMKFPHFIRSQKRLPASGLRDQNMQWDFWTLNPETAHQVTYLMGDRGLPRSWRYMNGYGSHTYMWINEANEKFWVKFHFHSDQGVENWEGADAERIAGEDADFHRRDLFDAIEAGDHPSWTLKVQVMPYEEAKTYRFNPFDLTKIWSHDDYPLIEVGKMTLNENPENFFAQIDQASFAPSNIVDGIGFSPDRMLLARVFAYADAHRARVGVNHDQLPVNRPIVEVNNYTFDGPMRYEHSGAQATYAANSAGRPYADNDGPASDGWEADGEMIRAAQALRADDDDFSQAGTLVREVMDDAARERLVQTVAGNLLQGVSDPVLERAYWYWSSVDAEIGSRIKDAVAAGKADGGPGNDPDKAEAKEPKALRESDKNASN, from the coding sequence ATGAGCACTTCGAACGCCCCGATGCCCAACCCCGGCAACGCCGGTGAGTCGACCCTGCTGGGCGGCGGCAAGAACCCCAGCGACCGCCACAGCCTCACCATCGGCACCGAGGGACCGCTCCTGCTGCACGACCACCACCTGGTCAACAGCCTCGCGCATTTCAACCGCGAGAACATCCCCGACCGCAAGCCTCACGCGAAGGGGTCCGGCGCCTTCGGCGAACTGGAAATCACCGGCGACGTGTCTAAGTACACGCGCGCAGCGGTGTTCCAGAAGGGCACCAAGACGCGCATGCTCGCGCGCTTCTCGACCGTCGCCGGCGAGGCGGGATCGCCCGACACCTGGCGCGATGTGCGCGGATTCGCGCTGAAGTTCTACACCACCGAGGGCAACTGGGATCTCGTCGGTAACAACACCCCGGTGTTCTTCGTGCGCGACCCCATGAAGTTCCCCCACTTCATCCGCAGCCAGAAGCGCCTGCCCGCTTCTGGTCTGCGCGACCAGAACATGCAGTGGGACTTCTGGACGCTCAACCCCGAGACCGCACACCAGGTCACCTACCTGATGGGCGACCGCGGCCTGCCACGCTCGTGGCGTTACATGAACGGCTACGGCTCGCACACCTACATGTGGATCAACGAGGCCAACGAGAAGTTCTGGGTGAAGTTCCACTTCCACTCCGACCAGGGTGTGGAGAACTGGGAAGGTGCCGACGCCGAGCGCATCGCCGGTGAGGACGCCGACTTCCACCGCCGCGACCTGTTCGACGCCATCGAGGCGGGCGACCACCCGAGCTGGACGCTGAAGGTGCAGGTCATGCCGTACGAGGAGGCCAAGACCTACCGGTTCAACCCGTTCGACCTCACCAAGATCTGGTCGCACGACGACTACCCGCTCATCGAGGTCGGCAAGATGACCCTGAACGAGAACCCGGAGAACTTCTTCGCGCAGATCGATCAGGCCAGCTTCGCGCCGAGCAACATCGTCGACGGCATCGGCTTCTCCCCCGACCGCATGCTGCTGGCCCGGGTGTTCGCCTACGCCGACGCCCACCGCGCGCGCGTCGGTGTCAACCACGACCAGTTGCCGGTCAACCGTCCGATCGTCGAGGTGAACAACTACACCTTCGACGGTCCGATGCGTTACGAGCACTCCGGTGCGCAGGCCACCTACGCCGCGAACTCGGCGGGACGCCCGTACGCCGACAACGACGGTCCGGCGTCCGACGGCTGGGAGGCCGACGGCGAGATGATCCGCGCGGCGCAGGCTCTCCGCGCGGACGACGACGACTTCAGCCAGGCGGGCACCCTCGTGCGCGAGGTGATGGACGACGCGGCTCGCGAGCGCCTCGTCCAGACCGTCGCCGGCAACCTGCTGCAAGGCGTCAGCGACCCGGTGCTGGAGCGTGCCTACTGGTACTGGAGCAGCGTCGACGCCGAGATCGGTTCGCGCATCAAGGACGCCGTCGCGGCCGGCAAGGCAGACGGTGGCCCGGGCAACGACCCCGACAAGGCCGAGGCCAAGGAGCCGAAGGCGTTGCGCGAGTCGGACAAGAACGCGTCCAACTGA
- a CDS encoding GNAT family N-acetyltransferase, which produces MDSLNVAGANFGIRRALAPDVPAIVALLTDDFLGETRETTDLSAYETAFARIDADPSHYLAVIVDATGAVVGTMQLTLIPGVSRGGATRLQIEAVRLAPSTRGRGLGTAMFAWAHEYGRGQGAALVQLTTDKKRADAHRFYERLGYAPSHEGFKLEL; this is translated from the coding sequence ATGGATTCACTGAACGTCGCCGGCGCCAACTTCGGCATACGACGAGCCTTGGCCCCCGACGTCCCGGCGATCGTTGCACTCCTCACCGACGACTTCCTCGGCGAAACTCGAGAGACCACCGACCTCAGCGCCTACGAAACGGCGTTCGCCCGGATCGACGCCGATCCCAGTCACTACCTGGCGGTCATCGTCGACGCCACCGGCGCCGTGGTCGGCACGATGCAGCTGACCCTCATCCCCGGAGTCTCCCGCGGCGGTGCCACTCGACTGCAGATCGAGGCAGTGCGCCTTGCACCCTCGACGCGCGGAAGAGGTTTGGGCACAGCGATGTTCGCGTGGGCACACGAATACGGACGAGGGCAGGGCGCGGCGCTCGTCCAGCTCACCACCGACAAGAAGCGCGCGGACGCCCACCGCTTCTACGAACGACTCGGGTACGCGCCGTCGCACGAGGGTTTCAAGCTGGAACTCTGA
- a CDS encoding VOC family protein, translating into MSKRYMSVPKNTICLWYDKDAEEAARFYASVFPDSEVTAVRRAPADFPGGKKDDVLTVEFTVLGIACIGLNGGDTFPQSEAFSFQIATEDQAETDRYWDAIVGNGGQESQCGWCKDKWGLSWQITPRVLTEVMQSGDPEAAQRAFEAMMPMRKIDVATIERAVAGTE; encoded by the coding sequence ATGAGCAAGCGCTACATGTCCGTCCCGAAGAACACCATCTGCCTCTGGTACGACAAGGACGCCGAGGAGGCTGCGCGCTTCTACGCCTCCGTGTTCCCCGACAGTGAGGTCACCGCCGTCCGGCGGGCGCCGGCCGATTTCCCGGGTGGCAAGAAGGACGACGTCCTGACCGTCGAGTTCACCGTGCTCGGCATTGCGTGCATCGGCCTCAACGGCGGCGACACCTTCCCGCAGAGTGAAGCCTTCTCGTTCCAGATCGCAACCGAAGACCAGGCCGAGACCGATCGCTACTGGGACGCCATCGTCGGTAACGGTGGCCAGGAGAGCCAGTGCGGCTGGTGCAAGGACAAGTGGGGCCTCTCGTGGCAGATCACGCCGCGCGTGCTCACCGAGGTCATGCAGTCAGGCGATCCGGAGGCTGCTCAGCGAGCGTTCGAGGCGATGATGCCGATGCGCAAGATCGACGTCGCGACGATCGAGCGCGCGGTCGCCGGCACCGAGTAA
- a CDS encoding DUF2786 domain-containing protein: MRGQHVAKKKRQQRSTHRPGASFHQSGGADPRDTASPEDVIAATLHLATMALQSDDLRTFDDHVAFLAASCDRTETRVPVVKQVRRSFDELLHHAWQSGWQPADVHRLVFRRTDKSVADFSVHVIVAQLRRYAADTVHPSWRSQLTALAEGPLPQGDPITAAHASGVGWLTVMECAVRCLHVFRILPPIEKIGPAPGEWVRPAASAEPDADVDERILTRVRMLLAKAESTPYEAEAETFTAGAASLIARHRISETMLAASRQDGPKDGTSAQRIGIDNPYEQPKVQLLNAVAEANSCRVVWSKELGFATVVGFPSDLSGVELLYTSLLLQATNTMTAAGKRSVQGAHKRSRTFRSSFLTSFAIRIGERLQETTEAEERSAAANFAGAPAGERLPALIERDQDVAEATKKLFPQVVSTRARRTIDADGWVHGRRAADDADVRARVELRRSS; this comes from the coding sequence ATGAGAGGACAACACGTGGCGAAGAAGAAGCGGCAGCAGCGATCCACCCATCGGCCGGGGGCGTCGTTCCATCAATCGGGCGGCGCAGACCCTCGTGACACTGCCTCGCCTGAGGACGTCATCGCGGCCACCCTCCATCTGGCCACGATGGCGCTGCAGTCCGACGACCTGCGCACCTTCGATGACCATGTCGCCTTTCTGGCGGCATCGTGCGACCGCACCGAGACGCGTGTGCCGGTGGTGAAGCAGGTGCGCCGGAGCTTCGACGAACTGCTGCACCACGCGTGGCAAAGCGGCTGGCAGCCGGCCGATGTGCATCGCCTGGTGTTCCGCCGCACTGACAAGTCCGTGGCCGATTTCTCGGTGCACGTGATCGTCGCGCAACTGCGGCGGTATGCCGCCGACACCGTGCACCCGTCGTGGCGCTCGCAGCTCACCGCGCTGGCTGAAGGCCCACTGCCCCAAGGCGATCCGATCACCGCCGCGCACGCGAGCGGCGTGGGTTGGCTGACGGTGATGGAGTGTGCCGTGCGCTGCCTCCATGTCTTCCGGATCCTTCCGCCGATCGAGAAGATCGGTCCGGCGCCGGGCGAGTGGGTGCGTCCTGCCGCATCTGCCGAACCCGATGCCGACGTGGACGAGCGCATCCTCACCCGGGTGCGCATGCTGCTGGCGAAGGCGGAGTCGACGCCCTACGAGGCCGAAGCCGAGACCTTCACTGCCGGCGCCGCCTCCTTGATCGCTCGCCATCGCATCAGTGAGACGATGCTTGCGGCGTCCCGCCAGGACGGGCCGAAGGACGGCACGAGTGCCCAGCGCATCGGCATCGACAACCCCTACGAACAACCCAAGGTGCAGCTGCTCAACGCTGTCGCCGAAGCCAACTCGTGCCGCGTGGTGTGGAGCAAGGAGTTGGGGTTCGCCACCGTGGTGGGTTTCCCGTCCGACCTGTCCGGCGTCGAACTGCTCTACACCTCGTTGCTGCTGCAGGCGACCAACACGATGACAGCTGCCGGCAAGCGGTCGGTGCAGGGTGCGCACAAGCGGTCGCGTACGTTCCGATCGTCCTTTCTGACCTCGTTCGCGATCCGTATCGGCGAGCGACTGCAGGAAACGACCGAGGCCGAAGAGCGTTCTGCGGCAGCGAATTTCGCTGGCGCCCCGGCCGGTGAACGACTACCCGCGTTGATCGAACGAGACCAGGATGTTGCCGAGGCCACGAAGAAGCTCTTCCCGCAGGTGGTGTCGACGCGAGCACGCCGAACCATCGACGCGGACGGCTGGGTGCACGGGCGGCGTGCGGCAGATGACGCGGACGTCCGGGCGCGAGTGGAGCTACGCCGCAGCAGCTGA
- a CDS encoding excinuclease ABC subunit UvrA → MVTTENTELSGVQVRGARQNNLRNADLDLPRDAIVAFTGVSGSGKSSLAFGTLYAESQRRYLESVAPYARRLIDQAGVPDVDSIEGLPPAVALQQQRGGGNARSTVASVTTLSSLVRMLYSRAGCYPPDQPMLYAEDFSSNTVQGACPTCHGIGRIYEVTEEQMVPDPSLTIRERAIASWPPAWQGQNQRDILVSMGYDVDIPWRDLPRKQRDWILFTEERPTVPVYAGLTPSQTRKAIKREEEPSYQGTFVGARRYVLDTFASTKSAIVKRRVSQFVTGALCPMCDGKQLKLESLSVTFEGMDIAEFAALPLARVAEVARGVMRPDWVPVENMSSATLDDAARRRARQDRVDKGGSAHDGAPDVRRTGNLSVEKQAAARRLCEELLDRLEPMIDLGLGYLSLDRTTPTLSGGELQRLRLATALSSKLFGVVYVLDEPSAGLHPRDLDALLGILHGLKRRGNSVFVVEHSLPVVRAADWLVDIGPGAGENGGEVLYSGEPSGLGEIEQSVTRRYLFAPPAPVERQPRDPQGWLRFTDISRNNLHDVDVEFPLGCLTAVTGISGSGKSSLVSQAVPALVESALGRSVSVVADDSDENDDLLLTGDQGSVHGHVDGGKAGLGGLRRVVAIDQKPIGRTPRSNVATYTGLFDHVRKLYAATPEARKRQYKAGRFSFNVAAGRCDTCEGEGAVMVELLFLPSIYSPCPTCHGTRYKDSTLEITWHDRNIAQVLALSVDEVHEFFAEEAEIERSLRVLRDVGLGYLRLGQPAPELSGGEAQRVKLASELQRAQRGDTRYVLDEPAAGLHSADSDRLLAHLQGLVDSGNTVVMVELNMRMVAQADHVIDLGPGAGADGGQIVATGTPSEVSAVSGSFTAPYLKQAFAG, encoded by the coding sequence ATGGTCACGACCGAGAACACCGAGCTTTCCGGCGTCCAGGTGCGCGGCGCGCGACAGAACAACCTGCGCAACGCCGATCTCGACCTGCCGCGCGACGCCATCGTCGCTTTCACCGGCGTCTCCGGTTCGGGCAAGTCGTCGCTGGCATTCGGGACGCTGTACGCCGAGTCGCAGCGCCGCTACCTGGAGTCGGTGGCGCCGTACGCGCGCCGGTTGATCGACCAGGCGGGTGTGCCCGACGTCGACTCCATCGAAGGCTTGCCGCCCGCGGTCGCGCTGCAGCAACAACGCGGCGGCGGCAATGCTCGCTCGACGGTCGCCAGTGTGACGACGCTGTCCAGCCTTGTGCGCATGCTCTACTCGCGCGCTGGCTGCTATCCCCCGGACCAGCCGATGCTCTACGCCGAGGACTTCTCCTCGAACACCGTCCAGGGCGCGTGCCCGACCTGTCATGGCATCGGCCGCATCTACGAAGTGACCGAAGAGCAGATGGTGCCCGACCCGTCGCTGACGATCCGCGAGCGCGCCATCGCGTCGTGGCCGCCGGCCTGGCAGGGGCAGAACCAGCGCGACATCCTCGTCTCGATGGGCTATGACGTCGACATCCCGTGGCGTGATCTGCCCCGAAAGCAGCGCGACTGGATCCTGTTCACCGAGGAGCGACCGACCGTCCCGGTGTACGCCGGTCTCACGCCGTCCCAGACCCGCAAAGCCATCAAGCGCGAGGAGGAACCCAGTTACCAGGGCACGTTCGTCGGCGCGCGGCGCTACGTGCTCGACACCTTCGCCTCCACCAAGAGCGCCATCGTGAAGCGGCGGGTGTCGCAGTTCGTCACGGGCGCGTTGTGCCCGATGTGCGACGGCAAACAGCTCAAGCTGGAGTCTTTGTCGGTCACGTTCGAGGGCATGGACATCGCCGAGTTCGCGGCACTGCCGCTGGCGCGGGTGGCCGAGGTCGCGCGCGGCGTGATGCGCCCCGACTGGGTGCCGGTCGAAAACATGTCCAGCGCCACGCTGGACGACGCCGCCCGGCGCCGTGCCCGCCAGGACCGGGTCGACAAGGGAGGTTCCGCTCACGACGGTGCACCGGACGTCCGACGCACCGGCAACCTGTCGGTGGAGAAGCAGGCCGCCGCGCGACGCCTTTGCGAGGAGTTGCTCGACCGTCTTGAGCCGATGATCGACCTCGGTCTCGGCTACCTGTCACTCGACCGCACCACCCCCACACTGTCGGGTGGCGAACTGCAGCGGCTGCGCCTCGCGACTGCGTTGTCGTCCAAACTCTTCGGCGTCGTCTATGTGCTGGACGAGCCGTCCGCCGGCCTGCACCCGCGCGACCTGGACGCCTTGCTCGGCATCCTGCACGGACTCAAGCGCCGCGGCAACAGCGTGTTCGTGGTCGAGCACTCACTGCCGGTGGTGCGCGCGGCCGACTGGCTGGTCGACATCGGCCCGGGCGCCGGCGAGAACGGCGGTGAGGTGCTCTACAGCGGTGAGCCGTCAGGACTCGGCGAGATCGAGCAGTCGGTGACGCGTCGCTACCTGTTCGCGCCGCCGGCTCCGGTCGAGCGGCAGCCGCGTGATCCACAGGGCTGGTTGCGCTTCACCGACATCAGCCGCAACAACCTGCACGACGTCGACGTCGAGTTTCCGCTCGGCTGCCTGACCGCCGTCACCGGCATCTCCGGTTCGGGCAAGTCGAGCCTGGTCAGCCAGGCCGTGCCCGCGCTGGTGGAATCGGCACTCGGGCGCTCGGTGTCCGTGGTCGCTGATGATTCGGACGAGAACGACGATCTGTTGCTGACCGGCGACCAGGGTTCGGTGCACGGACACGTGGACGGCGGCAAGGCGGGCCTTGGCGGTCTGCGCCGGGTGGTCGCGATCGACCAGAAGCCAATCGGTCGCACCCCGCGGTCGAATGTCGCGACGTACACCGGCCTGTTCGACCACGTGCGCAAGCTCTACGCGGCCACCCCGGAGGCACGTAAGCGGCAGTACAAGGCGGGACGGTTCTCGTTCAATGTCGCCGCCGGACGCTGCGACACCTGTGAGGGCGAGGGCGCGGTGATGGTCGAGCTGCTCTTCCTGCCGAGCATCTACAGCCCCTGCCCCACCTGCCACGGCACGCGGTACAAGGACAGCACCCTGGAGATCACCTGGCACGACCGCAACATCGCGCAGGTGCTCGCGTTGAGCGTCGACGAAGTACACGAGTTCTTCGCCGAGGAAGCCGAAATCGAGCGTTCGCTGCGGGTGCTGCGCGACGTCGGCCTCGGCTATCTGCGCCTCGGACAACCAGCGCCCGAACTCTCCGGCGGCGAGGCGCAACGGGTGAAGCTGGCGTCCGAACTGCAGCGAGCCCAGCGCGGCGACACCCGCTACGTGCTCGACGAACCGGCGGCCGGTCTGCACAGCGCCGACAGCGACCGGCTGCTCGCGCACCTGCAGGGGCTGGTCGATTCGGGCAACACCGTGGTCATGGTCGAGCTGAACATGCGCATGGTCGCCCAGGCCGACCATGTGATCGACCTCGGTCCAGGAGCAGGCGCGGACGGCGGCCAGATCGTCGCCACCGGCACACCGAGCGAGGTTTCCGCGGTGTCGGGCAGCTTCACGGCCCCGTACCTGAAGCAAGCCTTTGCTGGCTGA
- a CDS encoding SRPBCC family protein, whose translation MARTMGGEVSVRMDAPPSRVWALVSDVTRIGEFSPETFEAKWTRGSTGPEVGASFKGHVKRNGVGPTYWSLCRVTKCEPERLFEFSVGADGVDINNWGYRLEPDGDGTLVTEYFRLEPKWYLRGYWLLLGALRGRTNERGMRTTLERMKTVLEAD comes from the coding sequence ATGGCTCGGACGATGGGTGGCGAGGTGAGCGTGCGGATGGACGCCCCGCCGAGCCGGGTGTGGGCACTGGTCAGCGACGTGACGCGCATCGGTGAGTTCAGCCCGGAGACCTTCGAGGCGAAGTGGACCCGCGGTTCCACCGGCCCGGAGGTTGGTGCCTCTTTCAAGGGGCACGTGAAACGCAACGGCGTCGGCCCGACGTACTGGTCGTTGTGCCGGGTGACCAAGTGCGAGCCCGAGCGGCTGTTCGAGTTCTCCGTCGGTGCTGACGGTGTCGACATCAACAACTGGGGCTACCGCCTCGAACCGGACGGCGACGGCACCTTGGTCACCGAGTACTTCCGGCTCGAACCCAAGTGGTACCTGCGCGGGTATTGGTTGCTGCTCGGCGCGCTGCGTGGACGCACCAACGAGCGAGGCATGCGGACGACGCTGGAGCGGATGAAGACCGTGCTCGAAGCTGATTGA
- a CDS encoding HNH endonuclease signature motif containing protein, whose protein sequence is MSIQHLSEPGTSYPGEAAGCAASLADAIDPVERLGRISSNLTDAELTVTAQSLAVMMQRAEAALVALTADALDRGTVHRSTAANAAQWVQRLSTGEPAEALLGPNPESNAGPLIPVDESPSIDTATDFSAGTGGQRWSLGGVESAHAVRIARLAVACQNPDNRVLGEALLTGAVNTTIASTALANVPKICDVLPTATRDEIFGWFVQLPSGSGAKMVRELTRGIINRYCEDDEMLDDAEDTLQRHETLSWINLPEGMVRLIAELSADHAEMVKHAIQSLAAPAPVSDCCDNPHHRHDPAAAKTGEPDLRTPGKRRVDALLQLITLGAMAADEDGTIRTFGTARLVVTIDYDALARAVRGLGLTDSGATITPDTVRQLACDADIIPMVLGSKSQPLNVGRRKRLVDKELRRAVIHRDRHCTYDGCDRPPIMCEVHHVVPWWTGGETSLENSALLCGRHHRVVHRDKLSATTTDHRVTWHHARAA, encoded by the coding sequence ATGAGCATTCAGCACCTGTCTGAGCCCGGCACCTCCTACCCGGGCGAAGCAGCCGGCTGTGCAGCCTCATTGGCCGATGCGATCGACCCCGTTGAGCGACTCGGACGCATTTCCAGCAACCTCACCGATGCCGAGCTCACCGTGACCGCCCAATCCCTGGCCGTGATGATGCAACGGGCTGAAGCAGCCCTTGTCGCACTCACCGCCGATGCGCTCGACCGCGGCACAGTGCACCGCTCGACCGCCGCAAATGCCGCGCAATGGGTGCAACGCCTCTCTACCGGCGAACCAGCTGAAGCCCTGCTCGGGCCAAATCCCGAGTCGAATGCCGGTCCGCTCATCCCAGTCGACGAGTCACCCTCGATCGACACGGCAACTGACTTTTCCGCTGGCACCGGCGGTCAGCGTTGGTCACTCGGCGGGGTCGAGTCGGCACACGCAGTCCGTATCGCGCGACTCGCCGTCGCCTGCCAGAACCCCGACAACCGTGTGCTGGGCGAAGCGCTGCTGACCGGCGCTGTGAACACGACCATCGCCTCCACCGCACTGGCCAACGTCCCCAAGATCTGCGATGTGCTGCCCACGGCAACCCGCGACGAGATCTTCGGCTGGTTCGTCCAACTGCCGTCCGGCTCGGGAGCCAAGATGGTGCGGGAGCTCACGCGCGGCATCATCAACCGGTACTGCGAGGACGACGAAATGCTCGACGACGCCGAAGACACGCTGCAACGCCACGAGACGCTGTCGTGGATCAACCTGCCCGAAGGCATGGTGCGCCTCATCGCCGAGTTGTCCGCCGATCACGCCGAGATGGTCAAGCACGCCATCCAATCGCTCGCCGCACCGGCGCCGGTCTCCGACTGCTGCGACAACCCGCACCACCGGCATGACCCGGCGGCCGCCAAGACCGGCGAACCCGACCTGCGCACACCCGGCAAACGCCGCGTTGACGCGCTGCTGCAGCTGATCACCCTCGGGGCGATGGCCGCCGACGAGGACGGCACGATCCGCACGTTCGGCACCGCTCGCCTGGTGGTCACGATCGACTACGACGCACTCGCCAGAGCCGTGCGCGGGCTCGGACTCACCGACTCCGGCGCCACGATCACTCCCGACACGGTCCGACAACTCGCCTGCGATGCCGACATCATCCCGATGGTGCTCGGCAGCAAGAGCCAACCGCTCAACGTCGGCCGCAGAAAACGTCTGGTTGACAAGGAACTTCGAAGAGCCGTCATCCATCGCGACCGACATTGCACCTACGACGGCTGCGACCGGCCACCCATCATGTGCGAAGTGCACCACGTCGTTCCATGGTGGACCGGCGGCGAGACCTCCCTGGAAAACTCAGCGCTGCTGTGCGGGAGGCACCACCGGGTCGTCCACCGCGACAAGCTCAGCGCCACCACCACCGACCACAGGGTCACCTGGCACCACGCCCGGGCGGCATGA
- a CDS encoding GNAT family N-acetyltransferase yields the protein MAEFTWRPANEATTDDVEAVFATGGARKCRCQGLKAPGWIWRDTTQAEREDALVQQTACGTEGPTSGLIGYVDGEAAGWVAVEPRQNYPRIWSRKQPWMRMDPELPGVWSVTCFVVRKEWRKTGLMYELAAATVEYGQQVGAAVLEGYPMEPAQGKTVIWDEASVGLLQVFLAAGYEVTASPTLRRRVVRRDLSATTA from the coding sequence ATGGCCGAGTTCACCTGGCGTCCAGCCAATGAGGCGACCACCGATGATGTCGAAGCGGTGTTCGCGACCGGCGGTGCGCGCAAGTGCCGTTGCCAAGGGTTGAAAGCGCCGGGGTGGATCTGGCGCGACACCACTCAGGCCGAGCGTGAGGACGCGCTCGTCCAGCAGACGGCCTGCGGCACGGAGGGTCCGACGTCCGGCCTCATCGGGTACGTCGACGGCGAGGCGGCCGGTTGGGTGGCCGTCGAGCCGCGCCAGAACTACCCGCGCATCTGGTCGCGCAAACAACCGTGGATGCGCATGGACCCAGAGTTGCCGGGCGTCTGGTCGGTCACCTGCTTCGTGGTCCGCAAGGAGTGGCGCAAGACCGGCCTGATGTACGAACTCGCTGCTGCCACAGTCGAATACGGCCAGCAGGTCGGCGCGGCTGTGCTCGAGGGCTATCCGATGGAACCAGCGCAGGGCAAGACAGTCATCTGGGACGAAGCATCCGTCGGGCTGCTCCAGGTTTTCCTCGCCGCCGGTTACGAAGTGACCGCCTCACCCACCTTGCGCCGCCGGGTTGTCCGTCGAGACTTGAGTGCCACAACGGCCTGA
- a CDS encoding tryptophan-rich sensory protein, whose amino-acid sequence MTGSARLALVTGATGYVGGQVVQRLLDDGWRVRVLSRSADSARSSDWGNRVVADGAAQAGEVEVVEGDAGSRDDVAEALADVDVAWYLLHSMGDQDGFADAEKEMASTFAQEAKRAGVSRLVYLGGLHPEGELSEHLASRVAVGDALLSSGVPTAALQAGVVIGDGSSSFQMLRHLAERLPGAVAPRWIRNHIQPIAIDDAVHYLVGAADLPPEVNRTFDIGGPEAMQYAEMMDEYAKAVGLRGRLLATAPVTTPGLAARWIGLVTPIKSTLAKPLIGSLQHDTVVHERDLDDYLGQPDGGPTPFADAVRAAVEGQDTRRWLRTIAATSAAVTATAVVGSLGTSPDSAWYRSLSKPSFQPPGWVFPIAWTALYADIAVVSAISLADLAELERTDERRKYVAALATNLALNAAWSQIFFRGHRLTAAQIEAFVLALSSADLVRRSAKISPEKGVALAPYAAWTAFATVLSSALRQMNPRS is encoded by the coding sequence ATGACCGGCTCCGCACGTCTGGCCCTGGTGACCGGCGCAACCGGATATGTCGGCGGGCAGGTCGTCCAGCGGCTGTTGGACGACGGGTGGCGGGTGCGCGTGCTCAGCCGCAGCGCCGACAGCGCCCGATCCAGCGACTGGGGAAACCGGGTCGTCGCCGACGGTGCCGCGCAGGCGGGTGAGGTCGAGGTGGTCGAAGGCGATGCGGGCAGTCGCGATGACGTGGCCGAAGCCCTCGCAGACGTCGATGTCGCGTGGTACCTGCTGCATTCCATGGGCGACCAGGACGGGTTCGCCGACGCCGAGAAGGAGATGGCTTCCACCTTCGCGCAGGAGGCGAAACGGGCTGGAGTCTCGCGGCTTGTTTACCTCGGCGGACTGCACCCGGAGGGCGAACTCTCCGAACATCTGGCGTCCCGAGTTGCGGTGGGGGACGCCCTGCTCAGCTCCGGAGTCCCGACCGCAGCCCTGCAAGCAGGTGTCGTGATCGGCGACGGTTCGTCGTCGTTCCAGATGCTGCGCCATCTGGCCGAGCGGCTGCCCGGTGCCGTCGCCCCGCGGTGGATCCGCAACCACATCCAGCCGATCGCGATCGACGATGCCGTGCACTACTTGGTCGGGGCAGCCGACCTGCCGCCTGAGGTCAATCGCACCTTCGACATCGGCGGTCCGGAGGCCATGCAGTACGCCGAGATGATGGATGAGTACGCGAAGGCGGTGGGGCTGCGCGGACGCTTGCTCGCCACCGCCCCGGTGACCACGCCCGGCCTGGCCGCCCGCTGGATCGGCCTCGTCACACCCATCAAGTCGACGCTGGCCAAGCCGCTCATCGGCAGCCTCCAACACGACACCGTGGTGCACGAACGCGATCTGGACGACTACCTCGGGCAGCCGGACGGCGGCCCGACGCCTTTCGCCGATGCCGTCCGCGCAGCGGTCGAGGGGCAGGACACCCGACGGTGGCTGCGCACGATTGCCGCAACCTCCGCCGCGGTCACCGCCACCGCGGTCGTCGGTTCGCTCGGCACCTCACCGGACTCCGCGTGGTACCGCAGCCTGAGTAAACCAAGCTTCCAGCCGCCCGGTTGGGTCTTCCCCATCGCATGGACTGCCCTGTACGCCGACATCGCCGTCGTGAGCGCGATCAGCCTCGCCGATCTGGCTGAACTCGAACGCACCGATGAACGGCGAAAGTACGTCGCTGCGCTCGCGACGAACCTGGCGCTGAACGCCGCCTGGAGTCAGATCTTCTTCCGGGGCCACCGGCTGACCGCAGCGCAGATCGAAGCCTTCGTTCTGGCCCTCAGCAGCGCCGACCTGGTGCGCCGCTCGGCGAAGATCTCACCCGAGAAGGGCGTGGCGCTCGCGCCGTACGCAGCGTGGACGGCATTCGCGACAGTGCTGAGTTCGGCTCTGCGCCAAATGAATCCGCGTTCCTGA